The Carnobacterium divergens nucleotide sequence TTATCCGATTACGTTAAAAGAATTGGCCAGTTTAAGCGGTACGACGAGAGAGACTGTGGGTCATACTATGAAGAAGTTAAAAGAAGAACAAAAAATCGAGTATCATCATAAAATTTTTGTTTTTCTAGACAGCGATTACTTTAAAGATCATTTATAAGAAAAAATCAATGAATTGATTTTTTCTTATTTTTTTGGTTTAAATTCCAATTTGTAGGAAAAAAAGTCAGATTAGTTCTAAAAAAAAATGATTGCGTTGCATGTTGCAAAAAAATCTTTTTATTCTTTTAAAATATAATATATAGTTATGTTATCAAAAGAAGAGAGGATGATATAAATGAAAAAAAATCTATTATTAAGTGTACTTTTTATGGCTATTTTAAGCGTTGGAGGATTACTCATTAACAATCAAGCAACAAAAGCAGCGCCACTTGTGGAAGACTTCACCTTTGAGGCATCTGCTCCAAATTTAGCGAAGTATCATTTAGTTGATATGTGGTCAAGTAAAGTTGAATTTAAAGGCAATCGCTTAACGGTTACAGATGGAAGAGTTGGCAATACAGTAGAGTTACCCGTCAATCATAAATACAAAGTTACTTTGAAAAAAGCACAAGGGAAGTTAACTATTTTTGGAGGGATCTTGGATGTGAAAAGTTTTGATTTAGCAAACCAAGAAACGGTTGACTATAGTTTCGTCTTACAAAAAGGATCAATTGAAGGACCAAAAACAGCTAAAATTAGCTTTGGCTCATACGGAACGTCATCATTTAGCGGCTATACAATCGAACAATTGAATTAATAAGAAAAAACTGGCAGATTCGTGTTTATCGAATCTGCCAGTTTTTTTATTACATTTCGTCAGGTGCTTCTACGCCAAGCAAACGTAAATCTTCTTTTAAAATAGTTGCAACTGCTTGAACTAAAGCTAAACGTGCTGGTTTTTCAGCATCATCAGCAAGAACTTTGCTATTTGCATAATATTTGTTGAAGGCTTGTGCCAAGTGAATCGCGTGTTTAGCAATTACAGATGGTTCAAATTTTTCATAGGCTCTTGAAATGGTGTCTGGATATTCTTGTAATAATTTTACAACTTCCCAGCTGTAGCTATCTGATAAAGCAAGTGGGGCAGTTAAGTCTATGTCAACATTAGCTTTGCGTAAAATACTCATTGCACGAGCTCTAGTGTATTGAACGTAAGGTCCTGTTTCTCCCTCGAAACGTACAACTTCTTCAATCGTAAAGTCAAAGTTGTTTAAACGATCATTTTTAAGATCATGGAAGACAACCGCGCCAATCCCAACTTGATCAGCTACTTTTTCTTTGTCTTTTAAATCGGGGTTTTTAGCAGAAATTTGTTCGTTAGCAGAAGCAACAGCTTCGTTTAATACTTCTTCTAATAGAACAATTTTCCCTTTACGAGTAGATAATTTTTTACCACCTTGCGTGATTAAACCAAACGGAATGTGGTGCATATCTTCTGCCCAATCAAAGCCAGCTTCTTTTAAAACAGCTTTTAATTGTTTGAAATGATTGCTTTGTTCATTTCCTACTACATACAATGATTTGGCAAAGTTGTAATTGCGTTTACGATAAAGGGCAGCCGCAAGGTCACGAGTGATGTAAAGAGTTGCACCATCAGACTTGCGAATTAAGGCAGGATTTAAGTTGTATTTTTCTAAATCTACAATCGTTGCGCCACGATCAACGCTTAAAATATTTTTTTCTTCTAAAATAGAGACAACTTCTTCCATTTTATCGTTGTAGAAAGCTTCTCCGTTAAATGAATCGAATGTAATACCTAACATATCATAGATGTGATTGAATTCAGTTAGAGATTCTTCTCTAAACCAAGTCCACAATGCAACCGCTTCTTCATCATTGTCCTCTAGTTTTTTAAACCAAGCACGAGCTTCGTCATCTAATTCAGGTTGCGTTTCAGCAACTTCGTGGAATTTTACATATAAGCGCAATAATTCATTGATTGGTTCAGCTTTAACTTTTTCCTCAGAACCCCAGAGTTTGTAGGCAACAATTAATTTCCCAAATTGAGTCCCCCAGTCGCCAAGGTGATTAATTTTAATGGGTTTAAATCCAACTTTGCGTACAATTTCAGCGATGGAATTCCCAATAACTGTTGAACGCAAGTGACCCATTGAAATAGGTTTTGCAATATTAGGAGAAGACATATCGATTGGAATGCTTTCACCATGTCCAATTTGTTGGTCGCCGTAGTGAGCACCTTCTTCAAGGACTGTTTTTAAAATAGTGTCACTTACGATTTCTTTATTTAAAAAGAAATTTAAGTAAGGTCCAACAACCTCTACTTTAGCAATAATTGGATTGCTGATTTTTTCACCTAAGTCTGTTGCAATTTGTTGTGGTGCTTTACGAAAAACTTTGGCCAATGAAAAAGTTGGGAACGCAACGTCACCATGATCCACTGATTTTGGTTTTTCTAACAGGGTATAAATTTCTTCAGTTGTTAAAGTGTCGCCAATTTGATCTTGTAATGTTTCAGCGATTATTAATTTGTAATCCATGTTAAATTCCTCCTAATGTGTCTATTTATCAATCAATTTTGGAAAAAAGAGCATAAAAAAAACGCCCAATTTTGACTTGTGTCAAAAAAGAGACGAGGTATTATCCCGCGGTACCACTCTAATTGTTTATACCATAAAGGCACAAACCGCTTGTTTACTGATAACGGATAACAAATCCGAATAATTCTACTTTAATTTCAAATTATTTTTTCCAAAGTGCGCTTCCTTTTTTGCTTCGTTATTGGCTTTCACTGTCCCAACTCGCTAAAAACTCCCTAAAAAAGTACTCTCTTCTTCAACAAAAGTGATATGAACTTGCTATCAGTATAACAAATAACCCGTCGGAATTCTATCATTATCTTACTAAAATATGTTATTTTTGACTATTTAATGAAAAGTTAGTGGGAAATAAAAGCAGAATGAGCTTTGTTTTGGTATAATAAAAAAGGAGAGAAAATAAAGGAGGCGTTTATCATTATGAAAAAATCAAGCCGACAAATGATTATCAAACAAATTATTAACAACCATGCGATTTCAACACAAGAAGAATTGCTTCATTATTTAAAAGAAGAAGGTGTAGAAGCGACTCAAGCGACAATTTCAAGAGACATCAAAGAGATGAATTTAGTTAAAACCAACTCAGCAAATGGAAATGTTAAATACACAATTTTCCAACATAATAAAATGTCAGAAGAAGAAAAATTGGAGCAAACGATTGGAGAAGTGGTAATCAAATTAACAAGAGTTGAATTTATGACAATCGTTATGACCATCCCTGGAAATGCCCATGTGATTGCAGCATTATTAGATGCCATTGATTTTCCTGAGATGGTAGGAACCGTTGGCGGGAACGACACCGTTTTGATTATTTCAAAAGATCAAGAAGATGCTACGAAGTTATACAATTATTTCAGCAAATGGACTTCGTTTTAAGAAAAGTTGTTAAAAAAGCTCAAATGCTAAGGAGGACATCTATCTATGAATGAATCAACAATTCCTGTATTAACCGAATTACAAAATGGTTCTGACGTAAGAGGGGGCGCTTTGGAGACCCCTAACCAAGTTGTTACATTAACGAATGATCGAATTGAGCGAATAGCCTATGGGTTTGCTTTTTGGCTAAAGGAAGTTAAAAAGTTAGCCGTGGATGACCCACATTATCCGCTACGAATTGCAGTGGGACACGACAGTCGCTTGTCTAGCGAACGAATTAAAAGCGCTTTAATTGAAGGGCTAGTTAATGCTAATTTTGAAGTTATTGATGTTGGACTGGCAACGACACCCGCCATGTTTATGGCAACTCAATATATTGAATATGATTGTGATGCAGCGATTATGATTACCGCAAGTCATTTGCCCTTTCAGTACAATGGATTGAAGTTTTTTACAAAGGATGGAGGAGCAGAGCACGAAGACATTCAGTTTATGTTAGAACACGCGGATTGGAGCTATGTCTATTGGGGAAATATGTCAGGCTCAGTAGTACCTCGTTATTTGTTAAAAGATTATGCAGCAGATTTAGTTGATAAAATTCGTCAAGGGATTAACGATCCAGAGCATTACAACGAACCTTTAAAAGGAAGACATATTGTTGTAGATGCAGGAAATGGCGCAGGTGGATTTTTTGCAACCGCTGTTTTAGAGCCGTTAGGGGCCACAACTTCTGGCAGCCAATATTTAGAACCAGATGGTCATTTTCCTAATCATGTGCCTAATCCAGATAACAAAGAAGCGATGAAGAGTATTCAAACCGCTGTTTTAACGAACCGTGCAGATTTAGGCATTATTTTTGATACAGATGTCGATCGTTCTGCAATCGTTTCCAGTGATGGCGAGCCAATCAATCGAAACAACTTAATTGGACTGATTTCAGCAATCTTAATTGAAGAAAACCCGGGAACGACGATTGTAACAAATTCAGCAACTTCAGAACATTTAAAAACGTTTATTGAAGCCTTAGGTGGCAGACAAAATCGTTATATCACAGGTTACCGTAATGTAATCAATAAAGGCATAGCCTTGAATAAAGAAGGCATTCCAACAAGTCTTGCGATTGAAACAAGTGGACATGCCGCCCTAAAAGAAAATTATTTTTTAGATGATGGGGCCTTTTTGATTGCGAAGTTATTAATAGCAGATGCAAAATTAAAAAAAGTTGGAAAAACGCTAAGTGATTTAATCAGCAATTTAAAACAACCTGTCGAGACTGAGGAAGTTCGCTTTAAAATTGAAGGCGAAGATGTTGCTTTAATTGGTGCGAATGTTCTGGAGGATTTTCGTGATTTTATTCGAGAAACGCCAGACTTAACAATAGAACCGCAAAATTTTGAAGGCGTCCGAGTGAACACGACTGGCGTTTTTGGCAAAGGTTGGTTTATTTTACGTCTCAGTTTGCATGAACCGCTACTTGTTTTGACAATGGAAAATGATGAACTGGGAGCTATTGCGAGATTAAGAGAAGTCTTAAAAACTTTTTTCAACGGTCAATCTGATTTAGATGCTTCTTTTTTGTAAGTTTCAACCTTTTACGTTAAACTAAGAGAATAAGGTAGTCGACGTGCTATCTAATGAACCCAAAGGAGTGAAGAATTTAATGGAAAAAGCATTAACTCAAAGTGTGACACTTGCAAATGGTGTTAAGATTCCTCAGCTAGGCTTAGGAGTATTTCTTGTAAAAGAAGAAAATGAATTGATTCAAGCCGTGATGACGGCTGTTTTAGATGGTTATCGTCATGTAGATACAGCAATGATATATGGAAATGAACAATATGTTGGGGAGGCCTTAAAAGGCTTAGAAATTCCAAGAGAAGAAATTTTCATTACATCAAAAGTTTGGAATTACGACCATGGATATGAAGAAACAAAAGCAGCTTTTCAAGCGAGTATTGACCGATTAGGTGTAGATTATCTTGATTTATATTTAATTCATTGGGCGTCTCCTCATTACATTGAAACTTGGAAAGCAATGGAAGAGCTGTACAATGAAGGAAAAATTAAAGCAATCGGGGTTTCTAATTTCCAAATTCACCATCTTGAAGATTTGATGGCTCATTCAACGATCACGCCAATGATTAATCAAATTGAAACACACCCTGAGTTTCCGCAAAATGAACTACATGACTTTATGAAACAACACGGGATCGTCCATGAAGCATGGGGCCCGCTAGGTCAAGGGAAAAATGATTTATTAAACAATCCAGTCCTAGTAAAATTAGGAGAAAAATACAATAAAACAGCGGCACAAATTATTTTACGCTGGCACCTTGAACGCGGTGTTGTGGTGATTCCAAAATCAGTGACGCCACATCGTATTCGTGAAAATGCAGCTATTTTTGATTTCTCATTAACAAAAGAAGATATGGCAGAAATTGCTACATTAAATACCGGCACTCGTTATGCTAAAGATCCTGATGACGAAGCGTTCTTACTAGAATCATCTATTAGACCAAATTAAAAAGAGAGTTTCTTGAACGCTTTTGTTCAAGAAACTCTCTTTTATTTACGCTTCAGTAGATTCTTCTTCAACTTCGGTTAAAGGTTCTTCCAATTCTTTATGGCTAATTTCAATCGTTTCAATCGTACTTTTAGCAGATTTGATGACGGTAAATACATAGTCTCCACTGACTAAA carries:
- the argS gene encoding arginine--tRNA ligase — encoded protein: MDYKLIIAETLQDQIGDTLTTEEIYTLLEKPKSVDHGDVAFPTFSLAKVFRKAPQQIATDLGEKISNPIIAKVEVVGPYLNFFLNKEIVSDTILKTVLEEGAHYGDQQIGHGESIPIDMSSPNIAKPISMGHLRSTVIGNSIAEIVRKVGFKPIKINHLGDWGTQFGKLIVAYKLWGSEEKVKAEPINELLRLYVKFHEVAETQPELDDEARAWFKKLEDNDEEAVALWTWFREESLTEFNHIYDMLGITFDSFNGEAFYNDKMEEVVSILEEKNILSVDRGATIVDLEKYNLNPALIRKSDGATLYITRDLAAALYRKRNYNFAKSLYVVGNEQSNHFKQLKAVLKEAGFDWAEDMHHIPFGLITQGGKKLSTRKGKIVLLEEVLNEAVASANEQISAKNPDLKDKEKVADQVGIGAVVFHDLKNDRLNNFDFTIEEVVRFEGETGPYVQYTRARAMSILRKANVDIDLTAPLALSDSYSWEVVKLLQEYPDTISRAYEKFEPSVIAKHAIHLAQAFNKYYANSKVLADDAEKPARLALVQAVATILKEDLRLLGVEAPDEM
- the argR gene encoding arginine repressor, with product MKKSSRQMIIKQIINNHAISTQEELLHYLKEEGVEATQATISRDIKEMNLVKTNSANGNVKYTIFQHNKMSEEEKLEQTIGEVVIKLTRVEFMTIVMTIPGNAHVIAALLDAIDFPEMVGTVGGNDTVLIISKDQEDATKLYNYFSKWTSF
- a CDS encoding phosphomannomutase/phosphoglucomutase produces the protein MNESTIPVLTELQNGSDVRGGALETPNQVVTLTNDRIERIAYGFAFWLKEVKKLAVDDPHYPLRIAVGHDSRLSSERIKSALIEGLVNANFEVIDVGLATTPAMFMATQYIEYDCDAAIMITASHLPFQYNGLKFFTKDGGAEHEDIQFMLEHADWSYVYWGNMSGSVVPRYLLKDYAADLVDKIRQGINDPEHYNEPLKGRHIVVDAGNGAGGFFATAVLEPLGATTSGSQYLEPDGHFPNHVPNPDNKEAMKSIQTAVLTNRADLGIIFDTDVDRSAIVSSDGEPINRNNLIGLISAILIEENPGTTIVTNSATSEHLKTFIEALGGRQNRYITGYRNVINKGIALNKEGIPTSLAIETSGHAALKENYFLDDGAFLIAKLLIADAKLKKVGKTLSDLISNLKQPVETEEVRFKIEGEDVALIGANVLEDFRDFIRETPDLTIEPQNFEGVRVNTTGVFGKGWFILRLSLHEPLLVLTMENDELGAIARLREVLKTFFNGQSDLDASFL
- a CDS encoding aldo/keto reductase, producing MEKALTQSVTLANGVKIPQLGLGVFLVKEENELIQAVMTAVLDGYRHVDTAMIYGNEQYVGEALKGLEIPREEIFITSKVWNYDHGYEETKAAFQASIDRLGVDYLDLYLIHWASPHYIETWKAMEELYNEGKIKAIGVSNFQIHHLEDLMAHSTITPMINQIETHPEFPQNELHDFMKQHGIVHEAWGPLGQGKNDLLNNPVLVKLGEKYNKTAAQIILRWHLERGVVVIPKSVTPHRIRENAAIFDFSLTKEDMAEIATLNTGTRYAKDPDDEAFLLESSIRPN